Proteins from a genomic interval of Nautilia sp. PV-1:
- a CDS encoding PAS domain-containing sensor histidine kinase — protein MDLPKDQKELLSNLETLIEKTYEIEKEFIELKNILNGVIEFLPQALWVKDGSGEIIAQNSKSKKFKTIPNIGEIEIDNRVYLIQSSIIKDKTIISATDITEQKRNERLIAMGQMAAHLAHEIRNPIGSISILISLLKKQCPNSELLDEMKSSVFRIERIIKSTLLFSKGLKPKIRSFLLSELKNELEISIKYYSYSKEINFLFFMPDMEIKADFDLLLLVLQNMLFNAIDAIEEDETEEGLIEILYESTDNYHVINIYDNGKEFENEDILFEPFKSTKTKGNGLGLALSLEIINAHNGKIEVSKQKKGFKIYLPKACDD, from the coding sequence AACTCAAAAACATATTAAACGGTGTAATAGAATTCCTTCCTCAAGCACTTTGGGTAAAAGACGGCAGCGGTGAAATAATAGCCCAGAACTCCAAAAGCAAAAAGTTTAAAACAATCCCCAATATCGGAGAAATAGAAATTGACAACAGAGTATATCTTATTCAATCGTCAATAATAAAAGACAAAACAATCATAAGCGCCACCGATATCACCGAACAAAAACGCAATGAAAGATTAATAGCAATGGGACAGATGGCCGCACATCTTGCACACGAAATAAGAAATCCTATCGGCTCAATTTCTATTCTTATCTCCCTTCTTAAAAAACAGTGCCCAAACAGTGAACTGCTGGATGAAATGAAAAGCTCCGTTTTCAGAATAGAAAGAATTATTAAATCAACTCTTCTTTTTTCAAAAGGATTAAAACCGAAAATAAGGTCTTTTCTTTTAAGTGAACTTAAAAACGAACTTGAAATTTCAATAAAATATTATTCATACTCCAAAGAAATAAATTTTTTGTTTTTTATGCCGGACATGGAAATAAAAGCCGATTTCGACCTGCTGCTTTTAGTTTTACAAAACATGTTGTTTAATGCGATAGACGCCATAGAGGAAGATGAAACCGAAGAAGGCCTTATAGAAATTTTATATGAAAGCACAGACAATTACCATGTTATAAATATATATGACAACGGAAAAGAATTTGAAAACGAAGATATACTTTTTGAACCGTTTAAATCAACCAAAACAAAAGGAAACGGCCTAGGACTTGCGCTAAGCCTGGAAATAATCAATGCTCATAACGGAAAAATAGAAGTTTCTAAACAGAAAAAAGGATTTAAAATTTATCTTCCGAAAGCATGTGATGATTGA
- a CDS encoding type II secretion system protein, translated as MKKAFTLIELIFVIVIIGLLASFAIPKFKNLTTHAKSSSIKSVVTTVQSSIDNIHGKWIINDNYVWDPDGDGTSDLNTEGYPTSLDSGKGETSLFKYVLKIPVPSCGNRTQSCWKEYNDNEYEYIYNPSKILKIDYNATSGTLECIDGVNVTKEECEQTIY; from the coding sequence ATGAAAAAAGCGTTTACGTTAATAGAACTTATTTTCGTAATTGTTATAATAGGCCTTTTGGCCTCTTTCGCCATTCCGAAATTTAAAAATCTAACAACTCACGCAAAATCTTCGAGTATAAAATCTGTTGTCACAACAGTTCAGTCTTCAATTGACAATATTCACGGTAAATGGATAATAAACGACAATTATGTCTGGGATCCTGACGGAGACGGTACAAGCGACTTAAATACAGAAGGTTATCCTACTTCACTTGACAGCGGGAAAGGTGAAACGTCATTGTTTAAATATGTGTTGAAAATTCCGGTACCAAGCTGCGGAAACAGAACGCAAAGCTGCTGGAAAGAGTATAATGACAATGAATACGAATATATTTACAATCCTTCAAAAATCCTGAAAATCGATTACAATGCAACATCCGGAACACTGGAATGTATTGACGGGGTAAATGTAACAAAAGAAGAATGTGAACAGACCATATACTGA
- a CDS encoding type II secretion system protein, with the protein MRKAFTLIELIFVIVIIGLLAAVAVPKFVNLKQNAEASTVVKTTVDGAQQAVEAAINQRDLENNTSYTLEDLISLKGKGWKYDSTVNDGKYYYDEPINNNEVASIILDKANDKVEYKINCDEFNDTTTQEKCKTLLGDKTSVDVNLTY; encoded by the coding sequence ATGAGAAAAGCTTTTACGCTTATAGAACTGATTTTTGTTATCGTTATTATCGGACTTTTAGCTGCAGTTGCCGTACCAAAGTTTGTAAATCTTAAGCAAAACGCAGAAGCAAGCACTGTTGTAAAAACTACGGTTGACGGTGCTCAACAGGCTGTTGAAGCTGCAATTAACCAAAGAGATTTGGAAAATAACACCTCTTATACTTTAGAAGATTTAATTTCTTTAAAAGGTAAAGGTTGGAAATATGATAGTACCGTAAATGACGGAAAATACTATTATGACGAACCGATTAATAATAATGAGGTTGCATCAATTATATTGGATAAAGCAAACGATAAAGTAGAATATAAAATTAACTGTGATGAATTTAACGATACAACAACACAGGAGAAATGTAAAACATTACTCGGTGATAAAACGTCTGTGGATGTAAATCTTACTTACTGA